GCCAAATCGTTGAAAGAAAAATTTAACACGGAGTCTTTGTGCATGTCACTTGATGTCACGCGCCAAAAAGACGTCCAAAAAACCATCGATAGTTTGCCGGCCGCATGGTCGGAAATTGATATACTCATTAACAATGCCGGCCTTGGGCGCGGAGTGGATAAAATTCACGAAGCCCGTATCGAAGACTGGGAAGAAATGATCGACACGAATATCAAAGGATTACTCTACGTCAGCCGAGCCGTCATTCCCGGAATGGTCAAACGAAATAGCGGACATGTGATCAATTTAGGTTCTGCTGCAGGCCATGAGGTGTATCCCGGCGGCAATGTGTACTGCGCAACCAAACACGCCGTGGATGCGCTCACCAAAGCTATGCGCATGGATCTGATTGAGACGGCGGTTCGCGTGAGCACGGTAGACCCAGGTTTAGTGGAAACGGATTTCGGGATTGTGCGTTTTAAAGGGGATACTGAAAAAGCAAAGAAACCTTATGAAAATATCCAGCCGCTAGTCGGAGCGGATATCGCCGATATCATTATTTTTATCGCTTCACGTCCCGCGCATGTGAATATTAACGAGGTTATCGTCATGCCGAAAGCGCAGGCATCTACAACTATGGTGTACCGGGGGAAGAAGTAATTATATCTTCACCGTTAAAATCTCATCCCACCTGGTGGTAAACCGCGGACTGCGATAGGCTTGCTTCATTCGCCAAGGCTTGATCATACCGGAAGACGCGTATTGAATGGTATCAGAACCGAACTGATAATTGATCGCATCGACCGCACGCAGTAATTTTTTTTCACGCACAAGATCGGGTTCCTTTACAAACATGTCTCTTTGCATTTGATTATCCGGAACGATCCCCGAAAGAAAAACGCCCGTTTTCTTATACGCGTAGCCGTCTTTATATATCTTTTCCATGATTTGATGCGCATGGCGGATCAGCACGGCCGTATTGGCCGAAGGAAATGGTAAACTGAATGTCACGGCATTACTGTAATACGGCATATCATTAAATGGATTGGTCGTGATATACACCATGATCAGGCCGGCGAGAGAGTTTTGCGCTCGCAGTTTTTCTGCAGCACGTGTGGTATATGTTGAGAGCGCCTCTTTCAATCCATCGAGTTTCGTCACCGGCTTACCGAACGAGCGCGAACACATGATTCCTTTTTTTGGCGGAACGACCATATCCAACGGGAGGCAGGAAATGCCCCGCAACTCCCACACCAGCCTGTGTCCGACTACAGTCATGTTCTTACGAATCCATGTGTCGGGTAAATTTTTTAACTGCAATGCATTCAACACGCCGTGCCTGTTGAGCATCTTGGATAAACTTCGTCCGATGCCCCATACATTTTCCACCTGCATTTTTTCTAAAACTTCATCTACGGAGGGATAATTCACAAGATCAAACACACTCTGCAAAGCCGAATTTTTTTTAGCCGTTTTGTTTGCAACTTTTGCCAGTGTCTTAGTGGCGCCAATACCTATGGATACAGGGATGCCCGTACGTTGTTTAACTGTCGCGCGAATAGTCTTGGCATAATCGGTCAGATTTTTATGTTCAAACCCATTGAGCGATAGAAAAGCTTCGTCGATGGAATAAATTTCTATGTCCGGTGAAAACTCCATCAACGTGGCCATGACGCGTTGGGACATATCGCCGTATAGGGCGTAATTGGAGGAAAGTACTTTCACTTCCTGTTTTTTTATCAGCGCCTGCATTTCAAAAAGCGGCGCGCCCATGGGTATGCCGAGCGCTTTGGCCTCATTGGAGCGCGAAATGATGCATCCGTCGTTATTGGACAAAACGACCACCGGTTTTTTTTCCAATGCAGGATTAAAAATACGTTCACAGGAAGCGTAAAAATTATTACAATCGATCAATGCAAAAATGTGGTCAGTTGCTGCCATGGTTATAGAGGATGAATCACCGTAGTCACAACACCCCAGATCTCAAACGGCGTGGATTCCGTGATCTCGATAGGATCATATTTTGGGTTTTCAGCTTCGAGAAAAATTTTGTTTCTGATCTTTTTCAGCCGTTTTACAAGAAACTCTCCGTTCAGTACCGCAACCACCACTTTACCATTCGCCGCCTGGAGGGAACGGTCCACGATGAGTGTGTCACCGGAAAAAATCCCGGCATGAATCATCGAGTCTCCCTCGACGCGAATAAAAAACGTCGCAGCGGGATGTTTGATAAGATGCTCGTTAAGGTCGATCTTTTTATCGAGAAAGTCGTCCGCCGGCGAAGGAAAACCGGCGGAGAGTTTATTTCCGTACATAGGAAATTTCTGTTCCGTCCCTTCGTCGTAAGAAACAATGTGCGTGACGGTCAATTTTTTAGACATGCGGATATTCCGTTTTCTTGAATAATATCTTCAATTTTTGCAAAATGCAACGGTAGCTTTCGTCGACATTAGATATCTAATGCGAATGATTAGTTCCCCACGAAACACGCGAAAAGACACGGAATTCCTTTGGGAAGGTATTTTAAGCGTTTGATTAAACGCTTTTCTTGTTAATGACTGGGGTTTTTTTCTTGCGCTTCTTTCGTGTTATTTTGTGTGTTTCGCAGGCTGATGTTTTTCAGATAGTCATTAGCATATCTATTTTTAACGCGCTTATCGGGTTGGCTCACAAATGGAAGAGAACACTTCAGTCTGAGCAAAGTCGAAGACTGATTTTACTAAACTTGGTCATGGTTCGACAAGCTTGTCTTGAGCCCCGCCGAAGGGCTCACCATGACGTATGTGAGTAAACCCGATAAGCACATTTTTTAATGATTGAAAAAGTAACATCCGATGATTATCTTAATTAAAAATAATTGCAGCAAAAAAACATCTTATGCCAAAAAAAACCAAGACAGAAAAAACAGAGTCGTTTGAACGTTCGCTTAAAAAGCTCGAAGATATTGTCCGGACGCTGGAAAGCGGCGAAACCCCGTTAGATGAAACCCTGCAGAAATTCGAAGAAGGAATGAAATTGGTGCATTTTTGCCACGGCAAACTAAACGAGGCCGAAAAAAAATTAAAAATCCTCGTCAAAGACAAAAACGGCTCCTTTTCACTCAAAGACGAAGAATGATTCTTACACACTCTAACGGAACATTATGAAAAAAATAAAGCTCAATCAGATTGCACATGCCCGCAGCGGCGATAAGGGCGACAGTTCCAATGTCGGTCTTATTGCGTTCAAAAAAGAGCACTTTGAACTTCTGCGTACTAAAGTCACGACGGCGGCAGTGAAGCGCCATTTTAAAGATATCTGCCGCGGCGAGGTCGACCGGTATGAAGTGCCTAATTTGCTCGCGCTTAATTTCATTCTGCACGATTCCCTCGGCGGCGGCGGCACAGAAAGTTTAAAAACCGACGCCCAGGGCAAAACGCACGGCATGGGTTTGCTGGAAATGGAAATTGATGTCGACGACGATTTTACCGTCTGACATGAATATCACTTACCAAACCTTTATCCACACCGAAGATCTTTCGCAGCAACGAATTCTCTTTCGCGCCGCGTTTCCTGAAAACGTCGGTACATCTTCGGAGTCCGAAGAACATTATTTTTGGAAATTTCAAAGCTTTCCCGCTACCCCTTTTTCGTATGAATATGCTGCATATTCGGACAAGGAACTTGTAGGCTACTATGCGGCAATCCCCTATTCCTACCGGATTGACGGCCAACTGACGGCCTGCGGAATGGTGTGCGACGTGATGACGCATCCGAAAAAGCAGGGCAAGGGTATTTTCACCGGCATAGGCCGGTACGCCACCGATGACTTACATAAAAATGGTGTGGGTTTTACAACCGGTTACCCGATCCGGCCCGAAGTGATTCCCGGCCACCTCAAGGTCGGCTGGAAAATCGTTTTTAATCTTCCGATGTACATTAAATTATTACGCTCAAACTCCGTTTTGAAATCAAAAAAAATTGGTTTCGCCGCCCCGTTGGTTAATGTTGGGTTGTTTATAGCTAATAATACATTCCGTCTGCTGAATAGAAAAAACCGGGATTACACATATGTAGTTCACACTCGTAATGAGTTTCTTGAGCTGGAGGAGTATAAAACTTTTTTTGAAAAATGGAAATTGCAACAGCAAAATATTCTGATCAAAACAAAAGAGTTTTTGGCATGGCGAACCGGCGCACCGCAAACGGAATACAAGTTCGTAGTAATTCGAAAAGACCGCGACGTTGCCGGAATTGCTATAACACGTTTTGTGGAACTCAAAGAAATTCCTTCGATCGCGGTTCTGGATCTAATGATTTTGAATGAAGACAAGAACGGTTTGAGTGCTTTGTACAGTGCGTTAGTTGATATTGCCGACAGATATAATGCAGAAGCCATTATCACTATGATGAGCAAGCGTTGGGCGCAGAATTACAACCTCAAACGCATGGGCTTTCTTAAATCGCCGTTTGAATTCTCGCTGATCATTAAGAAACTAGATCCTTCGATGGACGACGCGGCTTTGTTTGATGAATCAAAGTGGCATTTGATGTGGATAGATTCGGATGATCTGTAAACAGAAATGCTAAATTCGAAATTATGAATTTTAAATGGTCTTGACTGTATTAACCTCTAAATGTTGCATGACGTAGTCGTGATAAGGAATGATCTCCCATCCCGTCCGGATAATTTTTTCTAACTTCTTCAAAACGCTTTTCCGGTTGATATACATTAGTTGATTGAATATGCGGCTGTTATTCGCGTCCGGAAACATGAACGGCTTCTCTTCGCTGTCGATATCGTACGGATGAAAATAACTCAACACCGGCAGGCCCCGGTTGCCGTAATACGCAAAAGCTTTTTTGGTCATCCAAAACGGCAGCATGCGAAGATAGACGCCGCCCGCACAAGGTAGAGAAAAATATTTGGGATACAACGTGATGGGTAATTCCCACAACGTATTTTGAATCAACTTGAAATCTCTCCCGAATTTTTCCCAACCGTGCAAGGGATTTTTCGCGGGTAAAACGGAACTGGAATATGTAAATCCGAGTTCGATCAAAACATCGTACGCCCATTCGGTCTTTTCTGTTAACGAAAAAACCGGCGCGCGGAATCCATACAACGCCTTTACACCGGCATTAAATAATAGTTCCATATTTTCATCCAGATCCGCCCGGAATGATTCCCTGGTTTGCTGCGTCAAAGGAATATGCGTATTCGTATGGCATCCTACTTCATGCCCCGCTTGAACAATCGATCGCACTAACTGCGGATATCTTTTTGCCACATCGCCCACAATAAAAAAAGTTGCTTTCATTTTGTTCCGGTCGAGAAACTGCAGATATCTTTCCGTCATGGGCGGAACGCGTTCCTCATAACGGTGTCCGTCGAACATGCGATGCCTGACGTCTTCCAGGTCGACGCTGAAAAGAAAGTATTTTTTCGGATGATGGGTCATTAAAAAGCAGGTGTTATGATTCGTAAATAATATATATTAATGGAATCGTAGTCAATGGGTTTCATTTTGCTCGGAGATTTGCTTGACATTTCCTGACCACTTAACTAAGTTTGAACGCGTTTTTTTCGAATTATAATACTGCATTTTTGAAAGGACTCCTTTATGAAACACGTATTATTGATAATCGCTTTATTCGTGTCACCCCGTGTGCATGCCCAGGAGAAAAAGATTTTTACGTATGAAGATCTGATTGATCTGAAACGGATCGATGCACCGGCAGTTTCCCCCGACGGAAAATGGATAGTGTACAATGTTAGACAGTATAACCTGAAATCCAACACGTACGTTTCCAATATTTTTATTCAATCCATCGACGGACTTACGATCAAGCAAATGACGGCGTCCCCTTCCAAGGACCTGGCACCTACATGGTCGCCGGACAGTAAGATGATCGCTTTTGTATCCAACCGCGGCGGAAGCTATCAAATTTATATGATGGCGCCGGACGGCGGCGAACCCCGGCGCGTCACTAATATTTCTACAGGCGTTTCTGCGGGAAATAATCTGGTGTGGTCTCCGGATGGAAAATATATCGCGTTTACCTCCGATGTTTATTCCGATTGCGACACCGACGATTGCAACTCACTGAAAAATGAAGCCAAAGAATCAAGCAAAGTCAAGGCGCAGACCATTGACAAACTCCCTTTCCGCGTATGGGATTCATGGAAGAACGGCAAACGCAGTCAGTTATTCCTCGCTGAAGTTACTACGGGCAAAACTACCGACATGACGAAAGGCGATTACGATGTCCCGCCGATTGATCTGGGCGGAAGTACCGATTTTTGTTTTTCACCTGACAGTAAATTCCTCGCTTTTACGATGAATACGGAACCGAATATTGCGTGGTCCACTAATAATGATATTTTTGTGATGCCCGTCAGCGGCGGCGAAGTAAAAAAGATTTCAACAAGTTTAGGTTCTGATAATCAGCCGGTGTATTCACCCGATGGAAAATATATTGCGTTTCGTTCCATGAAGCGCGCCGGATATGAAGCGGATAAACAGGATCTGGTTTTGTACGAGACCACGAGCGGCAAACTGACCAACCTTACCGAAAAATGGGATCGCTCTGTTGGTGCAGTTATCTGGGCAAAAGACAGCAAGACGCTTTATTTTGATTCCGAAGATCAGGGCTACCATCCTGTGTATCAAATCAGCGCCAGCGGCGGAACACCCAAGAAACTCACCGATAAGAATTATGATCAACTATCCGGAGTCGGAAACGGGAAATTAATCCTGCGCCGACAGACGATGAATATGCCGGCGGAACTTCTTACTACGGATCTTGACGGAAAAAACGCGAAACAAATTACAAACTTAAACACAGGTAAACTTGCAGGAATCGAAATGAATTTGCCGGAAGAATTTTGGTTCGAAGGCGCGGGAAAAGATAAGGTTCACGGCTTTATACTCAAACCGCCTAAATTTGATCCCGCTAAAAAATACCCGTTGGTCTTCCTCGTTCACGGCGGTCCGCAAGGCGCATGGAGCAATAATTGGCATTACCGGTGGAATCCACAGTTATTTGCGGCGCCGGGATATGTTGCAGTGATGATCAATCCGCGAGGATCAACCGGTTACGGGCAGGAATTCACCGACGGGATCAATAAAGACTGGGGCGGCAAAGTTTATGAAGATCTTATGAACGGCCTCGATTACGTCATGGCTAATTACAAATTCATCGATAAAGACCGCATCGGCGCGGCCGGCGGCAGTTATGGCGGATACATGATGAATTGGATGAACGGGCACACGGATCGGTTTAAATGTTTCGTTTCGCATTCCGGCATTATGAACAAATATAATATGTACGGCGGTACGGAAGAAATGTGGTTCGAAGAATGGGAAATGGGCGGGCCTTACTGGGAAGGCAATAATAAAGAACAATTCGAAAAATGGTCGCCGATGAATTACGCGCAACATTTCAAGACGCCGACGCTGGTTATTCACGGCGAACTTGATTTCCGCGTTCCCGTGATGGAGGGTATCAATTTATTCCAAGTGCTGCAGCGCAAAGGCGTGCCTTCAAAATTTTTGTATTATCCCGATGAAGGCCACTGGATCTTAAAGCCGCAGAACGGGCAACTGTGGTATCAAGAAGTTCATAAGTGGTTCGATCAATGGCTGGCGAAACCGGCGCAGTAATAGTATTGCATAATAAAAGTAAACCTGTACGAACCCTTCGTACAGGTTTTTTTATTTGTCCTCTTTCCACAGTCCTTTCTTATTCTCCCGCGCAAAACGGTAAGCCGATAAGAACCGTTCTTTGTATCTCACATTCGGCGGATACGTCATCAGATTTGCATAGCCGGCTTTTACAATTTCTTCGTTGATCATACGTCCGTCTTCAAAAAAAAGATACGCAAGCAACCGCCCGTATTTGTCGCGATCATTAACATCCACTTCCACACGAACTTGCGTTCCGCCTGGAACAAACTGTTTCACAAAATTTTTCGCGTCGTTACCTTGTTCCACAAGGACATGGATGTCGGCGCCTGTTCGCGCCGCATCTTTGACGGCTTTTGCATTGGCGTGCGCCTCAGGTGTATCGATCCCGATCAGGCGAACTTTTTCGATCTTCCCCAAGTATTGTATTTCAAAAGTATCGCCGTCAACGACTTTTACAATTTGTGCCATTTCCGCTTTTTGTAATGGCCATTCCATACCGGCTGGCTGAAAATAAACCACGGCTCCGCAAACGGCTGTTACTGCAATTAATACCCATTTCAATATTTTCTTCATTCTTCTCTCATTTTAACTTTTTCCCAACACACTTCCGGCATCTCTAATCTTATATAAATTAAGTTTGCATGACTGTCGGAATTTATATAATTTCTTTGATAATTACTCCTGTACTCATTGAAAGATTATCATGTCCAAATTTGTTTCCATACAAACGACCCTGAAAGAACGTGTTTTTCTGATTTCGGCGCTTAAACAGATGCACTGCGAAATGCTTAAAACTAAAAAAGTTAAAACCCTGCTCCATCGCGTGTACGACGTCGATTTCGCCGTGAAAACGCCGTTTGGCATTGTCGGATTCATTAAAAATAAAAACGGCGAATTCGAACTCGCAGGCGATGATATGATTTTAAAAAAGAACTCGAAGTTCATAGAACAACTTACACAAAAATACGCATATAATAAAGTGCTCACTGAAGCTAAAAAAGCGGGATTCCAGCTTGTGAAAGAAACTTCCGATACGGATCAGTCGGTCAGGCTGGTGTTGAGGAAATGGAGTTAAGAATTTACGATTTACGATCTCCGATTTTGGATTGACGATTGATGATTAGTGTCTTGTTGAAAAGGAATAATGATGTCTGAAAATGTTCAGGAAATTGAATTTACTATTAAGAAAGACGGTTCTGTCGAATACACTATTAAAGGTATCAAAGGCGGTTCTTGTGAAGACCTTTCTAAAATATTTGAGGAACTGGGTACCGTGACCGCGTCAAAGAAAACAACCGAGTACTTCGAAAAAGAACCGGAAGTAAAAACTATTACGCAGATGAAATGACCCATGACGACTTTAGGCATCGGCGGTTAATATGGAGCAGGAATGAAGGATAAAATTTACATTGCCAACGGCCAGGGGTTCTGGGGCGACAGTATTGATGCGCCGGTTCAGCTGGTCAATGGCGGAAAACTGGACTATCTGACGCTGGACTATCTTGCCGAAGTCACAATGTCGATCATGCAGAGACAGAAACTAAAAAAACCTGATCTTGGCTATGCCACCGACTTCGTTCAATTGATCGAACGTATTCTCCCGACGATCATGGATAAGAACATCAAGGTTATCGCCAATGCCGGCGGCGTGAATCCTGAAGCGTGCCGTGCGGCGGTTTTTAACGTTGCGAAAAAACTGGGAATCAAAGGCCTCAAGATAGGCGTCGTCCATGGGGATAATATTCTCGATCGTATCAAAGAATTTGAATCGCAGAAAATCACCATGAATAGCATGGACAGCGGCGAGAGTTTGTATGACCTGATGAAACAGGGGAATGATATTCTCAGTGCGAATGTATATATCAGTTCAAAACCTCTGGCCGACGCGCTGGCGCAAGGCGCGCAAATCATTATTGCCGGACGCACCACAGATACAGGTTTGGCCATGGCGCCGATGGTGCATGAATTCGGCTGGGCATGGGACGATTGGAATAAACTTGCGGCGGGAACCGTCGCAGGACATATCATCGAATGCGGCGCGCAATGCACCGGCGGCAATTTCACGCGTTGGCGCGATGTTCCCGACCTGTGGAACGTCGGTTACCCGGTAGTAGAAGCGCATCCGGACGGAACGTTCTTCGTCACCAAACACGAAAACACCGGCGGCCTTGTGACGGTGGATACTGTTTCCGAACAACTGGTGTATGAAATGGGCGATCCTAATAATTATATTACTCCCGATGTGATAGCGGATTTTACATCGATCCGGCTGGAACAGGCAGGGCCTCACCGCGTAAAAGTCTTTGACGTCAAAGGCAAACCGTCGACTGAATTTTTCAAGGTTAGCGCAAGTTATCTTAAGGGATACAAAGCTTCCGGGCAACTGACTGTTTCCGGGCCGGATGCGTATGATAAAGCAAACCTGTGCGGAGAAATGTTATGGAAACGCCTCGCGCGCACGGGAATGACGTATGAAGAAACCAATACAGAATTTCTTGGGATCAATAGTTGTCATGAAGGCATCGTATCGGTTCCTTCGCAAATCAATGAAGTAGTTCTACGTGTTGGAGTAAAAGATAAAGATCAGAAAAAAGTGGACCGTTTCGGAAAAGAAATTGCGCCATTGGTCACGAGCGGGCCTCCGGGCGTGACCGGATTTGCGGGCGGGCGTCCGAAACCGCAGGAAATCGTCGCGTTCTTTCCGACGCTCATTCCAAAGAAACTTATTCAAACTTCAGTGAACGTCGAAGAAGTTTAATAACACTTTCAGCCGCATCGATGCGGACATTTATTTTTTTGAAGACACTGCGTCTTCGTTGTTCCGTGATAAAAACATTATGAAAAAAATTCTATATATCGAAGATGATCCCGTATCTATGGTGCTCATAACCAAGATCGTAGAAAAGATGGGCCATCAGATTATTCCTGCGCTTAACAGCGAAGAAGGTATCGCCAAGGCCTATGCGTATAAACCTGATCTTATTCTCATGGATATCTTTCTGCCCGGTGTTGACGGTCTTGAGACTACGATGCACATCCGCAGTTCCGATAAACTCAGCCACATTCCGGTGATTGCGATCACTGCCGGACAAAGCCCAGGCGATCAGGAGTTGGCCATGGCCGCCGGATGCGACGGCTTTCTAAAGAAACCGGTTGACGTGAATCGTTTTGTCAATTATATCACGGAACATCTTGAAGGAAAAGTGCAAATTCGCAACAAATTCGATCCGCAGGAAGAAAATATCGGATTAAAAAAATTCTCCCATCGGCTCGTTCAGCGGCTAACGAATAAGATCCACGAACTCTCTCACGCCAATGCTGAACTGGAAATAGCTAACCGGACGCTGGACAAATTGGTTAAGGACGTTCGCGATAACAATTCAGATTTGTTGCAATTTAATTATGCGGCCAATCAAATCCTGACCCTGTCGGCGCGTGAAAAAGTATATCAATATCTCCCTAATCTCATATGCGATCAGCTTAACATGCTCAGCGCGGCGGTATACGTGGTTAACGAAAGACACATGACTTTGGACATCTATTCGCATTCCCATGTGAAAACGCACCCCGATTCCGATCATATCAGTTTTATTCATCCTCCGTTTTTCGATATTGTCTACTATCAGGAACCTTACTTGTTTGACAAGCACTGGAGCCAGGCCGCACAAAAAGTGGATGAATTGATGATCGGTAAACTCGCGCCGATCAAGGAAGCTTTTCAATCTCAGGCCGTTTATTTTTTGCCGATCATCGGCCGTCCCGCAGGACACAACGGTTTCGACTGCCAAAATCAGGATTGTCAGGCTTTTTCCAACCAGGATTTGAATTGGTGGAATAAACAAATTCATAACCTGGACCGGCAAGGTTTGTATTTTGAAACCCAACTTAAGCAGATAAGCGAATTCTATTTTAATTGCTGCCTCTACCGGCTTAAGGGTGTACTGGTTCTCGGTATCCAAGATGATCGGCTGGATGAAACGTTTCGCCAGATAGTTCAGTCGTTTGTGCGAACGGTCGGGTTAACGATTGAAAATATCCAATTATACGACGATGTAAAGGATTCTTATCTGCAAGCCGAGAAGCAGGCAGTTACAGACGGGCTTACCGGGGTATTTAATTACCGTTATTTCCAACACCAGCTTGAGCGAGAGATCAAACGCTCCAAGCGCCATTGGGCAAAGGCGTCTCTGATCATGATGGATATTGACTTTTTTAAGTCTTACAACGACCAGAACGGGCACCCGGCAGGCGATCAGGTGCTTAAGCGGCTTGCGGAAATTCTCAATTCCTGCATTCGCACCAGCGACATCCTGGCGCGCTATGGGGGCGAGGAATTCTCTCTCATTTTGCCGGAAACACCTAAACCGTCAGCCATTAAATTGGCCGAAAAAATTCGTGCGCTTATTCAGGAAGAAATTTTTCCACACGAAAAAACTCAGCCAAACGGCGATCTGACAGTTAGCCTGGGTGTGGCAACATTCCCGGACGATGCGCAAACATGGGATGAACTTGTTCAAAAGGCAGATGAACAATTATACGTTTCTAAACACACCGGCAGAAA
This genomic stretch from bacterium harbors:
- a CDS encoding diguanylate cyclase, translating into MKKILYIEDDPVSMVLITKIVEKMGHQIIPALNSEEGIAKAYAYKPDLILMDIFLPGVDGLETTMHIRSSDKLSHIPVIAITAGQSPGDQELAMAAGCDGFLKKPVDVNRFVNYITEHLEGKVQIRNKFDPQEENIGLKKFSHRLVQRLTNKIHELSHANAELEIANRTLDKLVKDVRDNNSDLLQFNYAANQILTLSAREKVYQYLPNLICDQLNMLSAAVYVVNERHMTLDIYSHSHVKTHPDSDHISFIHPPFFDIVYYQEPYLFDKHWSQAAQKVDELMIGKLAPIKEAFQSQAVYFLPIIGRPAGHNGFDCQNQDCQAFSNQDLNWWNKQIHNLDRQGLYFETQLKQISEFYFNCCLYRLKGVLVLGIQDDRLDETFRQIVQSFVRTVGLTIENIQLYDDVKDSYLQAEKQAVTDGLTGVFNYRYFQHQLEREIKRSKRHWAKASLIMMDIDFFKSYNDQNGHPAGDQVLKRLAEILNSCIRTSDILARYGGEEFSLILPETPKPSAIKLAEKIRALIQEEIFPHEKTQPNGDLTVSLGVATFPDDAQTWDELVQKADEQLYVSKHTGRNKVSVI